The DNA region cgtgacgtttgacggcatccccgggccaagggcggcatattttagcccaatcgtactcgcgtcgccttttgaacagtgcatttaacaacaaagtaatcatatttcatctcgaataaatatactagctattagaataccaatgggaaacttcaagaaggcgtatcgggacatgtgccacaatatatttgttggtcccataatacactaattgattcgatttgctcccatcatatggaagtacgctccgagtcattgcatcatgtaaatggaactgtgaccgacctaatttttttgtccatatataaaatgagactgacctgcaaatttttcacagttttcgttgtggtcttgtattgtcacatgtttggcttgtgaacacaagtttacatctattattgtctaggacgtaatactctagtccgagtctgaaacccatataaaacctaagaaactcgcattcgaatcggacagaacagaagtaggtctcatcgacttgttggggactcgaattattgcttgtttttatcacggtatacaggtgattattatatatcggtagaggggtagtgttgtcaagttttgtgcagtcaccgcggccgcggcagtaagcttatactaTTACTAGGATACTAGtagttccgccgatcaaagctgaagcagtgtatgtacaattaatggaatcgggagagcacagcgcacattcgtgtcgggttaaatttatccacgtgttgatgtaatccatatttatcaatcagatatattgtaaaattcttcaagtcgtacagaaataacgtctctaacttcaaaacaaaccctgagaaactggaccggacgtggctagccaagtatctagttgcaggctttctttcataaccatgtgctggggtcacgaccttgatattgccgacgtcaatattgtccaatcatatttaatatcatgaacacatcgcgatatttgatttgttggtttcctaaactgtatacttcgaataccatgattcgctacagaattcttctaatgaatattaaataggccgcttgttgcattaaattaagtgatatcgcaacaagggaaaccatacaagttttcttccagataAGTtactaaagtcatgtaaatgacaacactaaactcacgaaatttcctcagttctttacaattttattgccgataatatggcaatctaatagctagtatatttattcaagataaatatgtttactttggtgctaaatgcgccgttcaaaaggcgacatcagtgagtatagtcgagtatagtgggctataatatgctgtcgacaccatgcctgtcgaagatattgtaatgcttctcctcggcaaataataaaaaaaatcagataaataaattgaaacacgcgagcgacattacaagtgtttatgtatatctacactgtagtctagccgttttgatttattttgccataatatggggagataatattttagtatttatacccacagacactgccaattagtcagaaagtgtgagtaaatatcggtaaatgttggttaataagacatgtagagtgtagtttttgtttactgatgtctgttgcaaccactagcaatgtattttttcacaatgctgttgagttttgttcacctagtgactacgctcgtcataggctacgtgctaaccatgtctctctatgacgtcataaaatcccgtggtctaggtgggaccggaaatacccgaaaactctcgaagtaaatccgaagggaagtgactgaaaaatggtcattttaaggtgtttgcagacgcttttgaaaagttttaaaaccagaatgcatttcacaaacatgtcgtctagcaaattagcgatagtgaatgtgagcattttgaatcacctttaagttaaacataattataatagtGGAAGCTATGCAGCATACTTAGAAACATGTTCAAGTGTCCATTACTGTGTTTTCAGAGACGATATTCAAACTACTGAACAACTTAATTTAAACATCAAcgacaaaatgtcaaaaaatgtcatacCATATTCATTCGCTCTATGAACATTTCTTCtttttatctttgtaatttttcatttctatCCATTCATTTATCTAGCTGATCCTATCATTGAGAAGGGACTAGAACTGGCACCAAAAGGCTCTGTCTTCATACTTTGTGTTGTAGGGGATAAAGACAGGTACGTATGGGTGTAGAATATATTAATATCTTTTCTTCTTAGTTCCAAAGTCGTCCCCAGGGATTTTAGACATGGAAACGGCACATACTGTATACAGAACAGTGTCAACCAATCATTGAATGGGATAGAAATCAGGTTTAGAAACCAGGGGGTTTAACCCTATTCTTCTGTACAGCCTAACCAAACCCCTAACTCCCCAGCTTGAATGTACAAGTGCGTATCTCTTGCATAATCGGTCCACTGTCCTACATATTAGCAAAAAGACAGTCTCCTCAGTGCAGATGTAGAGCAGTTCCACTACTATCTCGGACGATACAAACTAACTCTATTTCTAGTTCTAAGCAATAGCCTGGCACTAACCCCGACCTAACTCCCCATATAATGTGTATCAGTTGTACAATCGGTCCACTGTTCTCCAATCTTTTCGTCAAAACTGGTATTCCTTTATCGGTGGATTACTAACTATTGAAACTGGACTGGGCTGGCCAAGACTATAGATCTCTCACAGCGAAATTCTAGGGTTGGTCTCATTTGATGGATGCCTAATATAAATGAAGATAGAATTAGTAGTTAAAGCTAGGCAACCATGATCTGGTCCGTGGTATGTACATTGAGTGGACACTGCCGTTtcaaaaaaatcataatattaCGACATTCATCAATTACTACTGAAAtcccctagcaaccatgacaataGTCATAGCAACTGGCACACTCAACAATGTCACGTGTACGTGTAGAACTAGTATTACGGACAACTCATACGTCAATATGGcgaacacattttttttctataaagTTGGATTTATTGATTTACGCTGTTTGTTATTTCACTATGACTAATTTGGGAATTTtacaagtagtagtagtaatagtggATAATGAGACATTGTTGAATTTTTATTACAGCTGGAATGATCCTAATAATCCATTTAAACATCATCCGACCATTAAATTCCGAGAAATTCCATCGCTAATGAGACTATCAACGGTAAGTGATGGTAGACGTACCAATACATAATAATACAAATTGTAAAGATCTAAAAATAACTCTTTGTGCACATAAATGGTTCTATTTTGTAGAAAGAATTCCATGAAAATTTACAGCAAGATTCGTAGTATAGTTCGTCACTTTTGGGTGTTTGTAATTTGCTCTGGAAAATATTACAGcgacatatatgcaaatcaacacactcactcgctcgctcacttactcactcactcactcactcactcactcactcactcactcactcactcactcactcactcaccaacCAACCCCACCAACTTCACACACCCTCACAATATACCTCCCTCTCACTCCCCTTCCCTCTCTCCCCCTCCTTtcccttgtctgtctgtctttctgtctgtctgtccgtccgtccgtccgtccgtccgtctgtctgtatgtctgtctgtacagacagatagacagacagtctctctcattcacacacacacacacacacacacacagacacacacacagacacacagacacacagacacacacacacacacacacacacacacacacacacacgtacacgtgCACCATGCACATATATTAAAACTCATATACTTAAATTTTAACTTGATCAGCATTCATGTAATATCTTATTGTGCTTTCACGATTGTACATCTTTCAGAAAGAGTTGCTTGGACCAGAAGAATGCAAGAAGAGCGAATGCGTGAATCCTTTTTTCCGAGGATGATTATCCGGCGGGAACCAAATAGCCATCATTTGAAGTGGAATGCGCTCTCTAGTAGTCATTGCCTCGCTGTGGTTTCGAATTCAGTGCACTTCGATTACAATTTTACTTTAACAGGTTTGAATTTAATTGACGTTGCTGTGATGGACACCTGCACATTGTTACGTACGATATAGTattgtttacataatattaatataatttgtCATGTTCATTAAAAATTCCCAGTAGTCCCCGCCTGTGTCTGCTCGGGTGGAAAGTCGCACGGCCCTTGTTTGTCATTGTTCAAAACAAATACCCGCGCCTCTGTTGAAGGAATATTGAAGACTTCGAGAGCCAGAGAGTGCCTTTTAAAATGAGGACTAACTTGTGATGTCGCGCAACTAGCTGTATCTATGGTATTCATGACAACCAATGGCTACAGTATACGCTAAGGGTTTGGTCGACTTATTTCTACATTGACTCTTAAACCATACACATAACAACTGTATGAAAACAGTTGTGGATTTGAAATCAGATGCAATTCACAAGAGTCATGTACGAGGCTAAGTACGACGAGCGAAAGTGTCGGTGTACATTTTTAGTGGAAAACTAACTACGCAGCCCGGTCGTAGTGAGTCAGTCAGAAGTGTCgtgttgtatatatacattgcaatCCAGAACTTTGTGGCCAcgaatattttgaagaaatagCAGACAGACCGCTTAACGCTTGGAGGAACAGAAGAACCGCATGATTCTTTGCTTGTTGTcttacaaaattacattttttaaatgtcagtGTTTAGGAATATTCCCTTAAGTTATACCTACGACAAAGCAAAGATCTGTAGAGTTTCACTGAGAGAATACATTTCCATAGTTACGGATACTTTTATGTGATTGTTTTTTGATCCCTGATGTACATCTATATGCTTTCATATCGGTTATAGTTCATCTTGGTGTATCAAGATTTTAATTCGGATTGAAAATTCCCTGGTGATACAAGATGCTGTATAAGTTATAAGAGATTAGATGCTTCAAAAGTGCAATATAGcaatataaaatatgatatgCATTAAAAGTTTACTTCCCCTTTCTGAATATTCCTAAGCctatcaacacacacacacacgtagtAGTTAGTGTTATCATGTGGTAGGTGGTAGGTATGGTTACTAGTATAGATTCCCATCAATCATGTGTTCTGTACTGATATCGTTCAGAAAGATaataaatttatccacgtgCGTACGTTATTCTGTACTTGTCTTTCTTTACTTTGTACCTTTCCTTCCGATCTGTTACATTTGCGATACTATTGCCAACTGTAAAGATCTCTCTCATAAGTTGTACTTTCGCTCCCACCCTTTCTGTAAATCACGTGACCCTAATTGAGACTTGAGAGATTTAACAGAACTGTGTGGTGAACCAGACGATTAATATCTGGGGAGGGGGATAGATTCGTTCCATCTATTTCCCGCGGGCCTATTTCACGCTTGCCGTCCAAgatacacaaaatatgaatatatagaTATCCTCTTTCTTGATCCGATTTCGATCAGATTGCCTCATGAACGGTAACAAGAATTATTATAGTTCCGCCCTTGTTGTGGGAATAGATGGGTTTTTGGGAATTGAAGCGTTAACGTTGTCATCAA from Glandiceps talaboti chromosome 18, keGlaTala1.1, whole genome shotgun sequence includes:
- the LOC144449038 gene encoding thioredoxin domain-containing protein 17-like — translated: MTNVYQILIESCEDLSSEIERHKDNPNTFLFFTGALGPSCESWCDDCTDADPIIEKGLELAPKGSVFILCVVGDKDSWNDPNNPFKHHPTIKFREIPSLMRLSTKELLGPEECKKSECVNPFFRG